From Excalfactoria chinensis isolate bCotChi1 chromosome 4, bCotChi1.hap2, whole genome shotgun sequence, one genomic window encodes:
- the LOC140251747 gene encoding testis-specific serine/threonine-protein kinase 6-like, translating to MPNIDLDKKVLHKLGFMLGETLGEGKFSKVKAATSSKYKVPLAIKMVDKRRVTQDFMQKFLPRELSILRKLDHPNIVLVFEIFEMTNGMVYIVMESAGTDLQQRLHQTGKLPCVPDARDIFVEVVVAVHYLHGCNIVHRDLKCENILLSADGRQAKIADFGFSKEVSSLPELSTTFCGTEAYVAPELWLRFPHDAKKVDVWSLGVVLFAMVTGYLPFHGCLCNMVQNQQDGVLHLRRVSQLPEPCQALIVQLLQFFPHSRPSVEQVASNSWLKGDN from the coding sequence ATGCCAAACATTGATTTAGACAAGAAGGTGCTCCACAAGCTGGGTTTCATGCTGGGGGAGACCTTGGGAGAGGGTAAATTCTCCAAAGTGAAGGCGGCCACCTCCTCCAAGTACAAGGTCCCCCTCGCTATCAAGATGGTGGACAAGCGACGGGTCACCCAAGATTTCATGCAGAAGTTTCTGCCCCGGGAGCTCTCCATCCTCCGCAAGCTTGACCATCCCAACATCGTGCTCGTCTTTGAGATCTTTGAGATGACCAACGGGATGGTCTACATCGTGATGGAGTCAGCAGGCACTGACCTGCAGCAGCGGCTGCATCAGACGGGCAAGCTGCCCTGCGTCCCCGACGCCCGGGACATCTTTGTGGAGGTTGTGGTGGCTGTGCACTACCTCCATGGCTGCAACATCGTGCACCGCGACCTCAAGTGTGAGAACATCCTGCTCAGTGCTGATGGTCGCCAGGCCAAGATTGCTGACTTTGGCTTCAGCAAGGAGGTGAGCAGCCTCCCGGAACTGAGCACCACCTTCTGCGGGACAGAAGCCTACGTGGCCCCAGAGCTGTGGCTGCGTTTCCCCCATGATGCCAAGAAGGTGGATGTGTGGAGCCTGGGGGTGGTCCTTTTTGCCATGGTGACTGGCTACTTGCCTTTCCACGGCTGCCTCTGCAACATGGTCCAGAATCAGCAGGATGGGGTCCTGCACCTGAGGAGGGTGTCCCAGCTGCCGGAGCCCTGCCAGGCCCTCATCgtccagctgctgcagttcttccCACACTCCCGGCCCAGCGTGGAGCAGGTGGCCAGCAACAGCTGGCTGAAGGGGGATAACTAA
- the SLC25A43 gene encoding solute carrier family 25 member 43 isoform X2, with amino-acid sequence MATWRRDGRLSGPQRLCCAGLAGAVSLSLTAPLELLTVLAQVGTWHCGRGLLSAGRGLCRTEGVRALWKGNLTACLRLCPYSALQIAASRRLVILFTDELGHISHWRAIIAGSLAGMVATVVTYPTDVIKTRLIVQNRLEPSYEGILHAFYKIYHQEGLLALYRGVTPAILGAVPFSAGSFFVYISLDKIWREPMVCFTPLQNFINGCVAAGVAQTLSFPFETVKRKMQRLKRYCMHVSAWAYGCCASAEGEYGRRGLFRGLFCIKYFPDSLMLSQLLTKNL; translated from the exons ATGGCCACCTGGCGGCGGGACGGGCGGCTGAGCGGCCCGCAGCGGCTGTGCTGTGCGGGGCTGGCGGGCGCGGTGAGCCTCAGCCTGACGGCGCCGCTGGAGCTGCTGACGGTGCTGGCGCAGGTGGGCACCTGGCACTGCGGGCGGGGGCTGCTCAGCGCCGGGCGCGGCCTGTGCCGCACCGAGGGCGTGCGGGCCCTGTGGAAAGGGAACCTCACCGCCTGCCTGCGGCTCTGCCCCTACAGCGCGCTGCAGATCGCCGCCTCCCGTCG ACTTGTTATACTTTTCACGGATGAGCTGGGCCATATTTCCCACTGGAGAGCTATCATAGCAGGAAGTCTGGCTGGCATGGTTGCAACTGTTGTGACTTACCCCACTGATGTAATTAAAACCCGGCTTATTGTGCAGAACAGACTGGAACCATCTTATGAAGGAATTCTTCATGCTTTTTACAAAATTTATCATCAAGAAGGACTTCTTGCACTTTACCGTGGTGTTACACCAGCTATATTAG GTGCTGTCCCATTTTCTGCGGGCTCATTCTTTGTTTACATCAGTCTGGACAAAATCTGGCGAGAACCCATGGTTTGTTTTACTCCTCTTCAGAACTTCATAAATGGCTGTGTAGCAGCTGGTGTAGCGCAGACgctttctttcccctttgaGACTGTCAAGAGGAAGATGCAG AGACTTAAGAGGTACTGTATGCATGTTTCAGCATGGGCATATGGCTGTTGTGCATCTGCAGAAGGGGAATATGGAAGAAGAGGGTTGTTCAGAGGGCTGTTCTGCATTAAATACTTTCCTGATTCACTTATGCTTTCTCAGCTTCTGACCAAAAACTTATAA
- the SLC25A5 gene encoding ADP/ATP translocase 2, with protein MADAAVSFLKDFLAGGVAAAISKTAVAPIERVKLLLQVQHASKQIAADKQYKGIIDCVVRIPREQGVLSFWRGNLANVIRYFPTQALNFAFKDKYKQIFLGGVDKRTQFWRYFAGNLASGGAAGATSLCFVYPLDFARTRLAADVGKAGADREFGGLGDCLVKIFRSDGLRGLYQGFNVSVQGIIIYRAAYFGIYDTAKGMLPDPKNTHIVVSWMIAQTVTAVAGLISYPFDTVRRRMMMQSGRKGTDIMYSGTIDCWRKIARDEGSKAFFKGAWSNVLRGMGGAFVLVLYDEIKKYT; from the exons ATGGCCGACGCGGCCGTGTCCTTCCTCAAGGATTTCCTCGCCGGGGGGGTGGCGGCCGCCATCTCCAAGACCGCCGTCGCCCCCATCGAGCGggtgaagctgctgctgcag GTGCAGCACGCCAGCAAGCAGATCGCCGCCGACAAGCAGTACAAGGGCATCATCGACTGCGTGGTGCGCATCCCGCGCGAGCAGGGCGTCCTCTCCTTCTGGCGCGGCAACCTGGCCAACGTGATCCGGTACTTCCCCACCCAAGCGCTCAACTTCGCCTTCAAGGACAAGTACAAGCAGATCTTCCTGGGCGGCGTGGACAAGCGCACCCAGTTCTGGCGGTACTTCGCCGGTAACCTGGCGTCCGGCGGCGCTGCCGGCGCTACCTCGCTCTGCTTCGTCTACCCCCTCGACTTCGCCCGAACCCGCCTGGCAGCCGACGTGGGGAAAGCCGGGGCCGACCGCGAGTTCGGCGGCCTCGGTGACTGCCTGGTGAAAATCTTCCGCTCGGATGGTCTCAGGGGCCTGTACCAGGGCTTCAACGTGTCCGTCCAGGGCATCATCATCTACAGAGCGGCCTACTTCGGCATCTACGATACTGCCAAGG GAATGCTCCCCGACCCAAAGAACACCCACATCGTGGTCAGCTGGATGATTGCTCAGACGGTCACCGCGGTCGCCGGTTTGATCTCCTATCCCTTTGATACGGTTCGGCGCCGCATGATGATGCAGTCTGGCCGTAAAGGAA ctgacatAATGTACAGTGGCACTATTGACTGCTGGCGGAAGATTGCCCGGGACGAGGGCTCCAAGGCGTTTTTCAAAGGTGCATGGTCGAACGTGCTGCGAGGAATGGGCGGCGCTTTCGTCTTAGTTCTGTATGACGAAATTAAGAAGTACACATAA
- the SLC25A43 gene encoding solute carrier family 25 member 43 isoform X1 — protein MATWRRDGRLSGPQRLCCAGLAGAVSLSLTAPLELLTVLAQVGTWHCGRGLLSAGRGLCRTEGVRALWKGNLTACLRLCPYSALQIAASRRLVILFTDELGHISHWRAIIAGSLAGMVATVVTYPTDVIKTRLIVQNRLEPSYEGILHAFYKIYHQEGLLALYRGVTPAILGAVPFSAGSFFVYISLDKIWREPMVCFTPLQNFINGCVAAGVAQTLSFPFETVKRKMQAQSPWLPHCGAVDVHFTGMADCFRQTMKYKGVLGLWNGLTPSLLKIVPYFGVMFSTFEFCKRVCLYRNGYIESPLSYKLTPGVDQSLLPQELRELKHLRRENFEPSKSALEN, from the exons ATGGCCACCTGGCGGCGGGACGGGCGGCTGAGCGGCCCGCAGCGGCTGTGCTGTGCGGGGCTGGCGGGCGCGGTGAGCCTCAGCCTGACGGCGCCGCTGGAGCTGCTGACGGTGCTGGCGCAGGTGGGCACCTGGCACTGCGGGCGGGGGCTGCTCAGCGCCGGGCGCGGCCTGTGCCGCACCGAGGGCGTGCGGGCCCTGTGGAAAGGGAACCTCACCGCCTGCCTGCGGCTCTGCCCCTACAGCGCGCTGCAGATCGCCGCCTCCCGTCG ACTTGTTATACTTTTCACGGATGAGCTGGGCCATATTTCCCACTGGAGAGCTATCATAGCAGGAAGTCTGGCTGGCATGGTTGCAACTGTTGTGACTTACCCCACTGATGTAATTAAAACCCGGCTTATTGTGCAGAACAGACTGGAACCATCTTATGAAGGAATTCTTCATGCTTTTTACAAAATTTATCATCAAGAAGGACTTCTTGCACTTTACCGTGGTGTTACACCAGCTATATTAG GTGCTGTCCCATTTTCTGCGGGCTCATTCTTTGTTTACATCAGTCTGGACAAAATCTGGCGAGAACCCATGGTTTGTTTTACTCCTCTTCAGAACTTCATAAATGGCTGTGTAGCAGCTGGTGTAGCGCAGACgctttctttcccctttgaGACTGTCAAGAGGAAGATGCAG GCGCAGAGTCCGTGGCTCCCTCACTGCGGCGCAGTGGATGTCCATTTCACAGGCATGGCTGACTGTTTTCGGCAGACCATGAAGTACAAAGGTGTGCTCGGACTTTGGAATGGCCTCACACCCAGCCTGCTCAAG attgTTCCATACTTTGGTGTTATGTTCAGCACCTTTGAATTCTGCAAGCGGGTCTGTTTGTACAGAAATGGTTATATCGAATCTCCTTTAAGTTACAAGCTGACTCCTGGGGTGGACCAGAGTTTACTGCCACAAGAACTGAGAGAATTAAAGCACCTCCGAAGAGAAAACTTCGAGCCGAGCAAATCAGCTCTTGAAAACTGA